The following nucleotide sequence is from Tardiphaga alba.
AGACGTCTGAAGCTAAGGCCACGACCACGGACGGGCGCAACTCCGCAGATGTCACCCCGGCTGCAATCGATAGATCCGCTAACGGCCAGCCGGATCGGCCCAGTGACGAGGCTACGGCGACGCATGATCATCGAACGGAGTTTGCACCATCGGGCTCCGACCTGGATGCAGGTCACCGCGATGATCCGGGCTCGCAGATGGACTCGAGGGATACGGGTTCGCTTGGCAGCGAACATCATGATCGAGATGCTCGTCTGCAGGACGACACGAACTCAGCTCTCGAGACGCCGAGCGGCTCGCCGTTCGCGATTGGCTCGGTATCGGTCGATCATTCGGAGCCCGGTCACGCCGCGACCAGTGGATTGCAAAATCTGCTGTCGGGGGCATCGTCCGCCATCGCTGACATCACGCATGGGCTGGAGCAGAGGCTGGACGCGATGACGTCCGCGACCAGCCAGGCGCTCGATGCCTCACTGAGCGCAGTCACCAGTCAGGTGTTGTCACTGACGTCGCATATCGGCGATCTCGTTGCCGGTCCTGGGGAGCAATTGTCGCAAACCGCGAATGTGGCGACAGGGCTTGCCGGCGAACTCGTCGGTCCCGCCACCTCAACGGCAGCGGCGGTCGTCGATCCTATTTTCCACCAAGCGTTCGGTCCGGCAAATGACATCCATACCCTTGCGGGGGAGGTCATCGACACGAGCGGTCTGGCGAGTTTCGGCTCGACCATACACGACGCCCCGATGGCATTTCTCGGACAGTCCTATACCGATGTCGCCGATCACACGGTCCATGGCCTGCAGGGACTGACCCACGGGCTGGTTTAAGCCGGCCATTCGGCGACGGCCTTTCGGCTTGAGCTGCAAATTTCCGCCATCGAATGACGGGAATGTCCGGCAGGTTTCGTCGCATCCACATCCATCCTTGATCCAAAGCAATCTCCCGCCCGGCGCAATGGCATAAAAGTCAATTGCGCGGGGGTGGTGGCCATGGTGTAACCGGCTCAGCGTCGTTTAGATCGACTCAAGGGTATGCTGGAACCCATTGATGGCATTGTGGTTTGTCTTCGCATTGATGACGGCTGCGGCGACTTTCGCCGTGTTGTTGCCGCTTGGCCGGAAAAGCGCCGAGGCTGGCGGCACCGACGTCGCCGTCTATAAGGATCAACTCGCCGAGGTCGGACGCGATGTCGCAGCCGGGCTGATCGGGCCGGCCGAGGCCGAGGCTGCGCGGGTCGAGATCGGACGGCGCCTGCTGGCGGCCGCCGAAGCCGATGGCAAGAGCGTTGCGGGCAGTGCGCCCGGCATGCGCAAGGCGGTGTCGCTGGTGGCGCTGATCGGGCTGCCGCTGATTGCCATTGGCGCCTATCTGCCGCTGGGCTCGCCTGACATGCCCGACATGCCGCTGGCATCGCGCCAGCAAAACACCAATCCCAATCAGTCCGTGGTGAGCCTGATCGCGCAGGTCGAGGCGCATCTCGAAAAGAACCCGACCGATGCGCGCGGCTGGACCGTGCTGGCGCCGGTGCTGGCGCGGATCGGCCGCCATGACGAGGCGGTGCGTGCCTATCGCAACATCATCACCTATGGCGGCGACAGCGCTGCCAGCCGCGCCGATCTCGGCGAGGCGCTGACCATGGCGGCCAATGGCGTGATCACCGCCGATGCCAAGGCGGAATTCGATCGCGCCGTGGCGCAGGACGCCGATGAAGTGAAGGCGCGCTATTTCCTCGGCCTCGCGGCGGAGCAGGATGGCCGCGGCACCGACGCGGCCGCGATCTGGCGCGCGATGCTGGAGAAGGGCCCCGCGGATGCGCCGTGGCGCCCGGTGGTCACCGCTGCGCTCACCCGTGTCGGCGGCAAGGGCCCTAACTTGGGACCGAATCTGCCGGCGCTGTCGCAGGAGACGGTGGCGGCGACCGAAGGCATGGCCACCGACGATCGCAACGCGATGATCCAGGGCATGGTCGATCGCCTGGCCACACGATTGAAGCAGGACGGCAGCGATGTCGAAGGCTGGGTGCGGCTGGTGCGCGCCTATCTCGTGCTCGGCGATCGCGACAAGGCAAAGAGCGCGCTTGCCGATGCAAGGCAGGCGGTCGGC
It contains:
- the ccmI gene encoding c-type cytochrome biogenesis protein CcmI → MALWFVFALMTAAATFAVLLPLGRKSAEAGGTDVAVYKDQLAEVGRDVAAGLIGPAEAEAARVEIGRRLLAAAEADGKSVAGSAPGMRKAVSLVALIGLPLIAIGAYLPLGSPDMPDMPLASRQQNTNPNQSVVSLIAQVEAHLEKNPTDARGWTVLAPVLARIGRHDEAVRAYRNIITYGGDSAASRADLGEALTMAANGVITADAKAEFDRAVAQDADEVKARYFLGLAAEQDGRGTDAAAIWRAMLEKGPADAPWRPVVTAALTRVGGKGPNLGPNLPALSQETVAATEGMATDDRNAMIQGMVDRLATRLKQDGSDVEGWVRLVRAYLVLGDRDKAKSALADARQAVGSDAERLRKLNDGLKETGLDG